The following nucleotide sequence is from Bradyrhizobium roseum.
GATCATCGCGATCCATACCGCCGCGGCACTGGCCCCCATCGCGGCGGTAGCGCCGAGATTGAAGCCGAGCACGAAGGCGCCGGCGGTGAGGCCGATGATCAGCGACTGCCGCACGATGAATTGCGGCATCAGGCCGAGCCGCATCCAGTCATGCGAACGCGCGATGCCGTCCTGGGTGTTGGCGACCACGAATGCCGGCAGCGTCAGGCAGCCGATATAGAGCGGCACGATCGTGTTGGCGTCGATCCAGGGCGACAACGCCTTCACCAGGCCCGCCAGCAGCAGCGAGACGATGGAGGAGACGGCGAAGGTGATCCAGCGGCTGCCGGAGAGGAAGCCGCGCAGCAGGGCGTGTTCACCGCGGGTGCGATATTCCGGAATGATCTTTTGCGCTGACGCCGAGATGCCGAAATCCATCATGCTGCCTAGCAGCAGCACCCAGGTCCAGACATAGACATAGACGCCGTAATCCGAGCCGCCCATCCAGCGCGCCAGCAGGATCTGCGAGAAATAGGCGAGCGCCGCGCTCAACACGCGGATGATGAAGATGGTGCCGGCCAGCCGGCGGGTGACGGAAGCCTCGCTGGAGCCGCCGAGCAGCGCGCGCAGGCGCGCGATCGCGCCGGTGCGCGAGGCGGTTGCGGATTGCGTATCCATCACGGCCACGGCGGTGCATCCCCGAAACGCGCCGCGAGGCGGCGGCGATGTGCGGGGTGTATCAACCATTCGTTAAGATTTGGTTGGGTGGGGCCGCCTACCGCTATCGTCCCTGCGCAGGCAGGGACCCATGATCACCGGCGGATATTAGGCGGAAGGTTTCAGTCACCATGCCATGACCGAGAGATCACGCGGTATGGACCGCTGCGTTCGCAGGAACGACAAAACGGCTTAATTCAAATTGACGTTGAACTCATACGCCCGGTCGCCGCTAACCAGCGTCAGTTTCAGCGCGGCGCCTTCAGCGCTGGCGCCGGGCGGCAGGCCGTCGAGTTCGAAGACAAAGCGTTTGACGCCGGGTGGGCTTTGCTCCGCCAGTCTGGGGACCGGCAGCGCCCAATCGGGTGTCGGTCCCTCGACGAACAGGCTGACGTCCCGGGCCTCGGGCGCGGTCACGTCGACCAGCACGTTGTTCTTGCCCTCGCGCTTGACGTCGCGGATGGTCAGCGGATTGGGATCGCCGATATTGGCGGGTTTGGGCACGGTATTGAGCGCATCGGAAAGATTGCCGTCCTCGGTGCTGGCGACGCTGGCAAAGGCGAGCTCGGCATCGGCTTCGACCGGTATGCAGATCTTGTCGCAGACCGCATAACTGACGCTGGCGCGCAGCGTTACCGGCTTGTCGGCATTCTTGGCGACAATCCGCAGCGGCAGCACCACCTGCTGCTTGTAGCCCAGCGCGGTGCCGCCGGCGCCGTCGTCGAATTTCATCGGTGCCGGCCACAGCACGGTCACGGCTTCGACATTATCCGACCTGGAAAAATCGAAGCGCGGCGGGACGCCGGAATCGCCAGGGGTCCGCCAGTAGGTCTTCCATCCCGGCTGCAACTGGATGGCAACGCCGCCGAGCAGCACCGTGCCGCTGCGCGATCCCGCCAGCAGCCGGACCGCGGAGTGTGCGTCGCGTTGCCACGGCGAGGCATCCTCGGCGCGAACCTCGGACGTAGAATAGGCGGCGCAGAGAGCGGCAACGCCGAGCGCGGCGCGCAGGGGAACCATCGCGATCATGGGACGTCTTTACAGGCTAGTGTCGAGGTAAACCATTGAATTGCGTGTGATCGGCCGCCGAATGATACCGGAAGCTTGATTGACAGAAACCCGCCCCGATATCAGGATGTGCAATCAGCAGGAGAGGCCTTTGCGGATGAGCCCTGAAGGCAAAACACCGAAGCCCGTTCGCCGCAAGTCCGCGGGCTTGGGTGATATACCGTCCGGTGGCGACGGCTATCTGGACGGGCAGTTGCTGATCGCCATGCCGGTCATGGGCGATCCGCGTTTTGAGCGCTCCGTCATCTACATGTGCGCGCATTCCTCCGAGGGAGCGATGGGCATCATCGTCAACCGTCCGGCCGGCAGCATCGATTTTCCCGGCCTGCTGGTTCAGCTCGACATCATCCAGAAGGCCGACGAGATCAAGCTGCCGGAGAACGCCGAGACCATGCAGGTGCTCAAGGGCGGCCCGGTCGATACCGGCCGAGGCTTCGTGCTGCATTCCAGCGATTACTTCATCCAGGACGCGACGCTGAACATCGACGACGGCATCTGCCTGACCGCGACAGTGGACATCCTCAAGGCGATCGCCAAGGGCACCGGACCAAAGCACGCGATCCTGGCCCTGGGCTATGCCGGCTGGGCGCCAGGCCAGCTCGAGAACGAGATCCAGCATAATGGCTGGCTGCATTGCGACGCCGACGCGGATCTGATTTTCGGCGATGATGTCGGCGAAAAATATCTGCGCGCGCTACGCAAGATCGGCATCGATCCTGGCATGCTCTCGAACGAAGCCGGGCACGCCTGACTTGTCATTGCCGGGCTTGACCCGGCAATCCATCGAGAAGAGATGCTTTTGCGAAGATGATGGATGCGCGGGTCAAGCCCGCGCATGATGGCCTGAGGGCTTGGACTCGCTACTCCGCCGCCTGCTGCTGCACCGTCGGTTCGGTGCCGGCCACCGTCGCGCGGCGCATGTCGCGGGGCTGCGATTGGTCGTAGCGGCGGACGCGGTGCATGGTCTGGCGGTTGTCCCACATCACGAGGTCATGCAGCGTCCATTTGTGGACGTAGACGAATTCCGGCTGCGTGGCGTGCTCGGTCAGGTCGCGCAGCAGCAGCCGCGCCTCCGGCATGGTCATGCCCTGAATCGCGCCGGCATGCGATGACAGATACAGCGACTTGCGGCGATGCACCGGGTGCGTCCGCACCAGCCGCTGCAGTACCGGCTTGAACATCGCCTTCTCTTCGTCGGTATAATCCAGGAAGCCGAGCGAGCCGCGCGAATACATCAGCGAGTGCTCGCAGATCAGGTCCTCGATCTCGGCCTTGGTGTCGTCGTCGAGCGCGTCATAGGCCGCGCGCATGTCGGCGAATTCGGTGTTGCCGCCCTTGGGGTTCACCACCCGCGCCGACAGCAGCGAGAACTTTGCCGGAATCGGGCGGAACGAACTGTCGGAATGCCAAAGGCAATTGCCGAGATTGAACAGATGGGCGCGGCTGTCGCGGGGCAGCGGCTTGCCGTCCTTGCCGAGGTTGGACACATCGTTCAGGCCGGTGGTCAGCCGGTAATCTTCCTTCCTGGTGATGTTGCCGCCGCGGGCGCTTTCCCGCTCGCCGAAATTCAGCGCAAAGGCCATCTGCTGTTCGTCGGTCACGTCCTGGTTGCGGAACAGCAGCACGGCATATTTGTCCATGCCGGCCTCGATGTCGGCCGCGTCCTGCGGCGTCAGCGGCTTGCGCAAATCGACGCCCGAAACCTCGCCGAAAAAATGCGGATGAAGCTGCCGGATCGTAACCGTCATGGCGTCCCTCCAGGATGCGGCGGGCGGTGTGTCCCGCTTTGCTTGCGAGAAAAGTTACTCCCCGAACTGTCCAAGTCAACGCTGCGGACGCATGCCCGCTAAGCGTTTCGCGCCATCAGCCCGCCGTCGACCGGGATCACCGCGCCGGTCAGGAACGAAGCCGCCGGCAGGCACAGGCTCAGCGTCATGTGCGCCACTTCCTCAGGCTCGCCGTAACGGCCGAGTGCGGTGCGGCGCTTGGCATAGATCGTCTTGTGCTCTTCGGAAATCCGGTCGGTGATCCCGGTGCGGATCGGGCCCGGGCAGATGCAGTTCACGGTGATGCCCTCGCGGCCGAGCTCGACGGCCAGCGAGCGCGTCAGGCTGGTGACGCCGCCTTTTGCGGCCGAGTAGGCGCTGACGGTCGCGGTGGCGCCGAGCGCCTCGGTCGATGCGATATTGACGATGCGCGGGCACTTCGATCGGCGCAAATGCGGTAGTGCAGCGCGGATGATCCTGGGATGCGCGGTCAGCATCACGGCCAACGCCTTGTCCCATGCGGCGTCATAGCCGTCATCGTCGATCGGCATGCGGACGGACATGCCGGCGTTGTTGATGACAATATCGAGCGAACCGAAATGCTTCGCGACGTCGCCCACGACCGTGATGATGTCCTGCGGCTTGGCGACATCGAGAACCCATGCCTTTGCCGAGCCGCCGGCCACGGCGATTTCATCGGCCACCGCCTGGGTCGCTTCGACGTTGAGATCGGTGACGGCGACGTTGGCGCCCTCGGCGGCGAACACGCGCGCCGTGGCGCGGCCCATGCCGCTGGCGGCGCCGGTGACGAGAACGGTCAGGCCTTTGACCGAGCGGCTGAGCTGTTTGAAATCTGGCATGATGGTTCCCGGCGATGGAAGGCTGCGCGCTGGAAGGATTGACAAGGCTGGCACCGATCCGCAGAGAGGTCAACGAAGCCGGGCGCGGGCCATCCAACGACAACACAACAACAGGGACGGGAGCGATGAACGAACTGGATTTCAGTGGCAGGCAGGTCTTGGTGGTGGGCGGCTCGAGCGGCATCGGCAACGGCATCGCGCAGGCGTTTCGCGCCAAGGGTGCGAAGGTGGCCGTCTGCGGCACCCGCGCCAGCGCCGCCGACTACTCGCCCGACGAAGGCTCGCATCTCGAAGGGCTGAACTATTTTCAGCTCGACGTCAGCAACGCGCAGGCGATCGAAGCGCTGAAGCCGCCGTTTGAAAAGCTCGACGTGCTGGTGCTGGCGCAAGGCGCGGTGATCTATCGCCGCGGCGAATTCGAGATGGACGGCTTTCGAAAAGTGCTGGAAGTCAATCTGAT
It contains:
- a CDS encoding protein-disulfide reductase DsbD domain-containing protein encodes the protein MIAMVPLRAALGVAALCAAYSTSEVRAEDASPWQRDAHSAVRLLAGSRSGTVLLGGVAIQLQPGWKTYWRTPGDSGVPPRFDFSRSDNVEAVTVLWPAPMKFDDGAGGTALGYKQQVVLPLRIVAKNADKPVTLRASVSYAVCDKICIPVEADAELAFASVASTEDGNLSDALNTVPKPANIGDPNPLTIRDVKREGKNNVLVDVTAPEARDVSLFVEGPTPDWALPVPRLAEQSPPGVKRFVFELDGLPPGASAEGAALKLTLVSGDRAYEFNVNLN
- a CDS encoding YqgE/AlgH family protein, whose translation is MSPEGKTPKPVRRKSAGLGDIPSGGDGYLDGQLLIAMPVMGDPRFERSVIYMCAHSSEGAMGIIVNRPAGSIDFPGLLVQLDIIQKADEIKLPENAETMQVLKGGPVDTGRGFVLHSSDYFIQDATLNIDDGICLTATVDILKAIAKGTGPKHAILALGYAGWAPGQLENEIQHNGWLHCDADADLIFGDDVGEKYLRALRKIGIDPGMLSNEAGHA
- a CDS encoding TauD/TfdA dioxygenase family protein; translated protein: MTVTIRQLHPHFFGEVSGVDLRKPLTPQDAADIEAGMDKYAVLLFRNQDVTDEQQMAFALNFGERESARGGNITRKEDYRLTTGLNDVSNLGKDGKPLPRDSRAHLFNLGNCLWHSDSSFRPIPAKFSLLSARVVNPKGGNTEFADMRAAYDALDDDTKAEIEDLICEHSLMYSRGSLGFLDYTDEEKAMFKPVLQRLVRTHPVHRRKSLYLSSHAGAIQGMTMPEARLLLRDLTEHATQPEFVYVHKWTLHDLVMWDNRQTMHRVRRYDQSQPRDMRRATVAGTEPTVQQQAAE
- a CDS encoding SDR family NAD(P)-dependent oxidoreductase, whose amino-acid sequence is MPDFKQLSRSVKGLTVLVTGAASGMGRATARVFAAEGANVAVTDLNVEATQAVADEIAVAGGSAKAWVLDVAKPQDIITVVGDVAKHFGSLDIVINNAGMSVRMPIDDDGYDAAWDKALAVMLTAHPRIIRAALPHLRRSKCPRIVNIASTEALGATATVSAYSAAKGGVTSLTRSLAVELGREGITVNCICPGPIRTGITDRISEEHKTIYAKRRTALGRYGEPEEVAHMTLSLCLPAASFLTGAVIPVDGGLMARNA